AGTTAGCCACGATGTAAAGAAAACTTCAAAACTATCTGCCCTATTAAAAGGCAGCATTTCCGCCGAAAAAGCTGATGCGATGCAAGCTGAATTGAATCAAATACGTAACGAATGGGACAGGAATACCTATTAGATACAAACGTAATAATCGATTTTTCGGCATTAAAACTTCCTGAAAAAGCTTACGAACAATTATCCGCTATTATAGATTCATTCCCTCAAATCTCGATAATCAACAAAATTGAACTTTTAAGTATTTCGGAAGTGCCGGAACAAATACTTGCATTTGTTGATGAGGCATATGTTATCAAACTTGATGATGATATCGTTTCAAAAACAATTGAAATCAGAAGAAAATACAGGATTAAACTTCCCGATGCAATTATAGCAGCTACTGCTGTAATAATGAAGCTTCATTTAATAACTCATAATGTAAGCGACTTTAAGGGTATCAAAGGATTAAAACTTATTGATCCGTATACTCAATTTAATAAATACTTCTAATAATTAACCTTGATAACTCTTTAGTATTCACTGGCAGATATGCTCTTTGTCTACTATCGTATAATAAAATACCATGCAGGATACAAAAGAAACCAGTAAGCTCATTAGCTATTGGCTCAGACATCATCCCGAAGACGGGAACCTCCAGCTTGATGATTTTGGCTGGGCAGCGGTTGATGAACTGATTAAGGCACTCGCCACAAAGGGGCAGGTTTTTACCAATGCTGAAATTGTGGAACTAAGCAAATCATTTGATAAAGTGAGGTGGGAATTTAGTGAAGACGGCAGTAAGATAAGGGCAACACACGGTCATTCTATTGAAGTGATTTTAGATGAAAAGGCTGTTAAGCCGCCTGCTTTGCTTTATCATGGCACATCGTTAAATAAAATAGATGCCATAAAAGAAAATGGCTTGCTTGCCATGCAGCGACAGTTTGTACATTTATCAACAGAGAGCGAAGTAGCTATTTCGGTAGGCAAGAGGCACGGCAAGCCTTTGCTTATAGAAATTGATGCTGCGGCCTTAGCGGCCGACGGCTGGGTGTTTTATCAAACAAGCGAGAATGTTTGGCTAACTACCAATATTCCTGTTAAATATCTTAAAATTGAACAAAAATAGTTTAAGCCATGGCCGGAGAAACCAACCTTGATACGCTATTGAAAAATATGACGCCCTTATTGAATGAGGGGGATTATGTTTATTGTACTGTTACCGATATTGATACTGTTGATATCAAAAACGTCTTGGGCATTTTTAAAGAAGAGGAAGCCGTTACAGTTATTCTGAAAAAGGAAATTGCCGATCAGCTGGTCTTAAAATACGAATACATTGCCGCCTGGATTACACTAACCATCCATTCGTCATTAGAAGCCACCGGCCTTACCGCAGCTTTTGCCGCCGCTTTGGCCAAAGAAGGAATCAGCTGTAATGTAGTGGCCGCCTATTACCATGACCATATTTTTGTAGCGAAGAAAGATGCGGAAAAGGCAATGATAACTTTAAGGAGTTTAGGAGATAAATAATTTGATTTGCACCCAAGCCTAAATTTCCAGTGATTTAAAAAAGTCTCCCCTTCCGGGGGAGATTTAGAGGGGGCTTTCAAAACTATTTACTATTTTTGCCCAAATCCACCCATACGATGCAAAATCTAACGCTGCTCGACGGACAGAAATTTCAGATCACCATACAACGTTTATGCCGCCAGCTAATTGAAAATCATAACGATTTTTCGGGTTCGGTATTGATTGGTATTCAGCCACGGGGCATTTACCTGGCCCGCAGGGTTGCCGAAGAACTTCGCAAGATTCTTCCCGAAAGTAAAATTATGCAAGGCGATTTGGATATCACCTTTTACCGCGACGATTTTCGCCGCCAGGGATCGCCATTGGTGCCCAATCAAACCAAAATTGATTTTATCATCGAAGGCAAAAAAGTGATCATGATGGACGATGTACTGTGGACTGGCCGTACCATCCGCGCCGCCATGGATGCCATGCAGGCATTTGGCAGGCCCGAGAAGGTAGAATTGCTGGCGTTGGTTGATAGAAGATACTCGAGGCATATACCGGTGGCGGCAGATTACATAGGCATCGAGGTGGATTCTATCGCATCGCAAAAGGTTGTTGTTTCCTGGAAAGATACCGACGGTGAGGATAAAATTGTGTTAATATCAGAAGTACAGGAATAAGGTAAACCAACATGTCATTGCGAGGTACGAAGCAATCGCGAACTTTGCAAATGCGCTATGCACGCTACGAGATTGCTTCGTACCTCGCAATGACAAATACGAAATAAAGAAACGGAAATACGAAATCGAACATCCGAAATCCGAAATCAAAAGAAAATGGCAGGACTAAGCACAAGGCACTTATTAGGCATAAAAGATTTAAACCGGGCAGATATCGAGTTGATATTTGAAACGGCCGATACCTTTAAATCCGTTTTAAACCGACCGATAAAGAAAGTGCCTTCTTTGCGCGATGTAACCATTGCCAACATATTTTTTGAAAACTCCACCCGCACCCGTTTGTCGTTCGAGCTGGCAGAGAAGCGCCTTTCGGCAGATGTGGTGAACTTCGCGGCATCATCGTCGTCGGTAAGCAAGGGCGAAACCTTGATAGATACGGTAAATAACATCCTGGCCATGAAGGTAGATATGGTGGTAATGCGCCACCCGTACGCAGGAGCCGGCATCTTCTTGTCTAAACATGTAAAGGCCCAGATAGTGAATGCAGGCGACGGCGCGCATGAACACCCTACGCAGGCCTTACTGGATGCCTTTTCTATCCGCGAAAAATATGGAGATGTAGCCGGCAAAAAGGTGGTGATTGTGGGAGATATTTTGCATTCGCGCGTAGCGCTTTCAAACATCCTTTGCCTTAAACAATTGGGTGCCGAGGTAATGGTGTGCGGACCCACAACGCTGATCCCTAAATATATTGGCTCGTTAGGTGTTAAAGTGGAGCATAACCTGATCAAAGCCTTAAACTGGTGCGACGTAGCCAACATGTTACGTATCCAGCTGGAGCGCCAGGATATTAAATACTTCCCGTCGTTAAGGGAATATACCATGCTATTTGGACTCAATAAAACTATACTTGATTCGTTGGACAAAGAGATTACGGTAATGCACCCAGGCCCGATCAATCGTGGGGTGGAAATTACGAGTGACGTAGCAGATAGCAAGCAATCTATTATATTAGACCAGGTAGAGAATGGCGTGGCCGTGAGGATGGCGGTGCTGTACCTGCTGGCCGGACAAACACCTTAAAAAATGAAGGGGGAGCTGCTTAAATCATTTATCAGATCGAATTATAAAAGCACCATTATTGCTCTTCCTTTTGTTTTAGTGTTGGCATACTTTGGTCATTCGTTATATATCCCGTTTTTTTTCCTGTTATCTATAGCCCGTGATTATTATCATTACGAAGCAAAGCAATCTTACATCAATCGCTTAAAAGCCAAAGGCCTTACGCCGGATGATATTTATAATATCAATTTTGTTAAACAGTGGGATGAGATCCGCAAAAAAGGCTTGTGGTTATATTGCATCACTGATGGCGGCATAATTCTGGGGGCTTATTTATGGTTGGGCGTAAGCATCCTGCTGATAGCCACATCTATAGTTAAGTTTCAAAACCTTGTTAATGAGCCTGGAAACATGTTTGCGTTTATAGGTTATACGTATCTAACCGGTGCTGTAATCGGTATTATAATAAATAGGATAAGATGGCCATATAATGAAGTCAGATTTATGAAACTGACCGACCCACTGAGCGAAGGCTTTCAACAAATGTTACTTGACGAACAATAGATTAACACTATTAAAGATGAAATCCAAAACACTCCATTGTTTAATTATACTCATCGTATTTTCGATAATTTCATCTGCCGCATCTGCCCAAAGCATCCAGCAACGCAAAACCGATTCGGTATTCGCTTTGGTAAAACGCTACTTTAATGCCAAACAGGCCGATTCCATATATGCCCTGGCGGGCGATAGCTTCAAAGCGCAGCTAAGCCGCACTGCCTTCGGGAATGTAAGCGAAAAGCAGCTGTTTCCGCTGGGTGTAATCAAGGGATCATCGCTCGTTAGTTTTGTAAATAATAAGGTAGCTACCTATAAAGTTATATTCAACAGCATTACGTTACAATTGCTAATAGGCCTTGACCAGGCTAACAAGATTGATATTTTGCTTTTTCAGCCATTTAAAGAGGCTACTGCCCACAGGATAGAACGTGCTGCAACGTCAAACAAAATGCTTACCATCATAGATAACGCGGTAGCAGAGTCTGTTTCCCCTTACATTGAACAGGCTAATACCGCTGGCCTGAGTATTGGTGTTTTAAAAGATAATAACATAAGCACTTACGGTTACGGCGAAACTGTGAAAGGCAAAAGTAACCTGCCCGATGCTAATACCATCTTCGAGATTGGCTCTATCACCAAAACTTTTACATCGGTTATT
The genomic region above belongs to Mucilaginibacter sp. KACC 22773 and contains:
- a CDS encoding ACT domain-containing protein, with the protein product MAGETNLDTLLKNMTPLLNEGDYVYCTVTDIDTVDIKNVLGIFKEEEAVTVILKKEIADQLVLKYEYIAAWITLTIHSSLEATGLTAAFAAALAKEGISCNVVAAYYHDHIFVAKKDAEKAMITLRSLGDK
- a CDS encoding RNA 2'-phosphotransferase encodes the protein MQDTKETSKLISYWLRHHPEDGNLQLDDFGWAAVDELIKALATKGQVFTNAEIVELSKSFDKVRWEFSEDGSKIRATHGHSIEVILDEKAVKPPALLYHGTSLNKIDAIKENGLLAMQRQFVHLSTESEVAISVGKRHGKPLLIEIDAAALAADGWVFYQTSENVWLTTNIPVKYLKIEQK
- a CDS encoding aspartate carbamoyltransferase catalytic subunit, whose product is MAGLSTRHLLGIKDLNRADIELIFETADTFKSVLNRPIKKVPSLRDVTIANIFFENSTRTRLSFELAEKRLSADVVNFAASSSSVSKGETLIDTVNNILAMKVDMVVMRHPYAGAGIFLSKHVKAQIVNAGDGAHEHPTQALLDAFSIREKYGDVAGKKVVIVGDILHSRVALSNILCLKQLGAEVMVCGPTTLIPKYIGSLGVKVEHNLIKALNWCDVANMLRIQLERQDIKYFPSLREYTMLFGLNKTILDSLDKEITVMHPGPINRGVEITSDVADSKQSIILDQVENGVAVRMAVLYLLAGQTP
- a CDS encoding type II toxin-antitoxin system VapC family toxin, coding for MGQEYLLDTNVIIDFSALKLPEKAYEQLSAIIDSFPQISIINKIELLSISEVPEQILAFVDEAYVIKLDDDIVSKTIEIRRKYRIKLPDAIIAATAVIMKLHLITHNVSDFKGIKGLKLIDPYTQFNKYF
- the pyrR gene encoding bifunctional pyr operon transcriptional regulator/uracil phosphoribosyltransferase PyrR, whose translation is MQNLTLLDGQKFQITIQRLCRQLIENHNDFSGSVLIGIQPRGIYLARRVAEELRKILPESKIMQGDLDITFYRDDFRRQGSPLVPNQTKIDFIIEGKKVIMMDDVLWTGRTIRAAMDAMQAFGRPEKVELLALVDRRYSRHIPVAADYIGIEVDSIASQKVVVSWKDTDGEDKIVLISEVQE